Genomic segment of Populus nigra chromosome 6, ddPopNigr1.1, whole genome shotgun sequence:
atAGTTCTCATCGAccaaaaaaaccttgaaaattTGTTATTGAGCTAAAGATTTTCACTTATGCTGATTAAAAATTCAATCcagtttcaaaaatatttttatttttttttgaagttaagaagtatttttatttttctccaatCATCATATACGTACTTACACAATtgcaaaaaactagaaaataatctggaatgatctcaaattttgtTGGATGCTCTAAaacattatataaatttatttgcttTGTCTTAGTatgattataaaaatacttGCATTGTCGAATGCACAACACTTAACCAACcctgaaatatattaattttgggaACCACATATTATAAGATTTTGAGAAACGAATAACtaaaattatctatataaattccCACGAACTTCATAGAGCCTTCCAACAAATTTGAGATAATTCTAGCCAATAttctatttttcataatttatttaatttctactcttcaaattaaaaattaaaataattgtgaacctggattgatttttctttgttatctgcaagaaactcagttaaaaatgcccaaatataaataattatttaggaTAAGTTTTGATCATTGATCAAAGTTTGACACCTATCAGCCAAACTAAACTTAGGAGTAATATAACCATCTAGTAGGTGATCAAGTGGTAAAAATTTTGAGACTGGGGGTTTATTTCCCTTGTGATTTTAGGTTCGAGTTCTGTATTGCTAATATTGATGGCCACTGAAGATTTAtttgtgggattagtcgagatacgcgcAAATTAATCCGGACACTCCacgtgaattaaaaaaaaacttataagaaatatttataaagaaaatgtaattcatggataaaattgatcaaattggGTCTTAATGTACCACAACCTTAATAGTTCATGGGTAAAAACTGttattaaataagatataaacaATAACCACCAAATTTAGTTATGAATTCACAAATTAAATcagcactaaaaaaaatagactgcATTTTTTGAAACAGTCAGTCGAGCAACATAGAACTCTATTAAAGGATGACTTCGTGGCTCAGTGGCCTTGGCAGGCTTTGCCCTGCCTGTGCGTCCTGGGTTCGAGTACTCGAGTATATCCGCACTTAAGGgtttagctgctgtggtcaatttgtgtgacttgttccgcccccgtcccgggttcgatcctctatgtgtacgcctgtcacccccgcggtgccttacatgctcctgggcttgcaggctgtccagcgggccgtggggaatagtcgtggtgcgcgtaagctggcccggacacccgacgtaaataaaaaaaaaaaaaaaaggatgactTCGTGGCATCGTTTACAACTCCATGCTTCACACGTTGAATTAATAATGCAAAAAACATCTCAATTTTGTTGTCATCTCAACAAAGCACGAGCAAGGTGAAAGTTCATGAAGAAAGCCACAGGGCATCATGCAagaatctttattctttttacacCATCATTAACACTAATAGACTCATTTTGTGATGCTCAAgaagtaattaattattttaatgtgaaagAATATGAGTAAAGACAtgataatcattttaatttgatggtcataaaattatttttttctcctacacgtgtctttcttttttaaataaattcactAAAATAACCATATAGGATGTCAGTAAATTTTTCTACACCAAccccctttttttccttctaattttgttgtttatttatttttaattggttaaaaTACACGGTTCGCGTAAAGATGGCAACTCGACATCTACCAGCAGCAATAACTAGTGGATTATATCAAAGCACTCGACTGAAACGTCCGCGAAAATAAGATAAAActtcaatgataataattaaaaaaaaacaatttaattttattaagagtcctcttttattattgaattataaaaaaataagttcgcCTTTTTCGATGAAAAATCATGTCTTGCACATATACAGTTACGGATTTCCCAGGAAACGATCTCCTCAGATCTTCATAACTCTCTCCTCAAACACAGTGattatttaatatatcaataaataaatgcataTGCTAGAAGGAGAGGAGCGCTTGCTTGAAAGACAGCTAAAAGAATGGCCTTGATCTCAACACAGAAAACATCAAAAGAATAACCATGTTTTGCAGTCTGCTCCGACTAAAAAAACACGAGAAAAAAAGGAAGTTAGGAAGAAATAGGCATTGTTTGCTGAATTATATTCACCTGAATATCCATCCAGACTGATCCAGTAAcatgatatttgttttctaCATCACTTTGCTAACGGAAACATGATAAATATAGTTAAAACCATGACATcaattttagaatatataaccagcgataaaaaaaaaaaaggggtgttGTTCAGACTTTAGAGCTTTGAAAAAGAAGCTCGATATCGCACGTACAAAATTTATTAACCGGTCTTTACAAAATTTATTCATTTGGATTTGGATCCAAATTCAGATCCAAACCCGAATTCCCATAAAAAGAATTACCCTCTTTCATTTCTGTGTCAGGATCGCCGTTAAGTTCTTTGAACTCCTCTCTCTCTAGCAAAGGCCTCCATTTCTTTCCTTCACTCTTCTCGAAGTACTTGACAGCCACCTGTATCCTCCTCAATATAGCAAAAAACTcttccacctcctcctccttcacCTCCTGCTGACTTCCCTTTAGTCCTCCCTCTTCCTTCCCTCTCTTTCCGTTCATTTTGCCGTCAACTTCTCGTTTGCTCTTCTCTGcctccataaaaaataaaaccttttgGGGTTCGTGTTAGCTGTGGCAAGGTATTGTTCTTGTTATAAGAAGCGCTAGGAGAAGTTTGCCCGTCTCCTAAGGATGGTGGTGATGTGATCAGTGGCGTCAGCGTGTTACGTCAATGCATGGCGTGTCTTTATGAAGAGTTGCCACGTGATATTCTTAGCTGCTGGGTGGTGAGCTTTTGACTAGTACAAGCAATACTACACGAGATTAACGAGGCATCACTTGGGAATGATGCTGATATTTTTGTCCACAAACGAACTAAATTTGAATGGTATATTAAAAGAAGCTTATTGTATATATTGGGTGTTATGGAGAATACAGTTATTGTATATATTGGGCAGAGATTCTTCATAAAAGGTTAGTGACAAGTATTGTGCCCGCCAACTAAGTAGAATAGATACAAGTAGCgagaagctttttttttttttaaaaaaaaaaagaggcatgcTTGCAACGCACAAATTAGAGTGACATACACGTGAGATGTCAAGATTTTTACAGGCATTGAGCTTTACAACGCAATGAGTTCTGTGTAGTG
This window contains:
- the LOC133696700 gene encoding protein NIM1-INTERACTING 2, yielding MEAEKSKREVDGKMNGKRGKEEGGLKGSQQEVKEEEVEEFFAILRRIQVAVKYFEKSEGKKWRPLLEREEFKELNGDPDTEMKEGNSFYGNSGLDLNLDPNPNE